The Oryzias melastigma strain HK-1 linkage group LG3, ASM292280v2, whole genome shotgun sequence genome contains a region encoding:
- the bloc1s6 gene encoding biogenesis of lysosome-related organelles complex 1 subunit 6 — MEDEGSLSQHELPHREDLLGQESSTHVENMSVDKKAVDKLTEGLLSHYLPDLQNSKRTLQELTQNQIVLLDTLDQEVTKFRECNTLLDLNSLFTEAKVYHHKLVNIRKEMIMLHEKTTKLKKRALKLQQQKQKEVLEKEQQREKELERERQLIAKPAKRT, encoded by the exons ATCTGTTGGGTCAGGAGAGTTCAACCCATGTAGAAAACATGTCTGTGGATAAGAAAGCAGTGGACAAGCTCACTGAGGGGCTGCTCTCACACTACCTGCCCGATCTGCAAAACTCGAAGCGAACCCTGCAAGAGCTCAC ACAAAATCAGATAGTTCTGCTAGATACACTGGATCAAGAAGTCACAAAGTTCAGAGAGTGCAACACCTTACTGGACCTCAATTCTTTG TTTACAGAAGCAAAAGTTTACCACCATAAACTGGTGAACATACGGAAAGAGATGATCATGctccatgaaaaaacaacaaaactaaag aaaagagcactgaagttgcagcagcagaagcagaagGAGGTTCTGGAGAAGGAGCAGCAGCGGGAGAAGGAGCTCGAGAGAGAACGGCAGCTTATAGCCAAACCTGCTAAAAGAACTTAG